One window of Candidatus Tokpelaia hoelldoblerii genomic DNA carries:
- a CDS encoding Putative peptidoglycan binding domain-containing protein (bhsal13310), producing MARKKKKHRKQFRLFRWIAVQIGRLLAASLRGMIRRAWQNPLLASGLAIFALAFGFISKNAFFDQPDTVRPVLFATRAAGPAPTVPQADDDLKALQRKLAALGLYTGDIDGRSGPRTREAIAKWQALQQGDGVTGADRMADPVAMLIHDNMPVAGMQANGVDRSVPRDTVIKVQVALRAFGNGSVVANGVVDRQTKAAVSAFQKMFSLPPSGDIDQALVNKMREIGLLG from the coding sequence ATGGCCAGAAAGAAAAAAAAGCATAGGAAACAATTCCGCCTCTTCCGCTGGATAGCTGTGCAGATCGGGCGCCTGCTGGCTGCCAGTCTGCGTGGCATGATACGCCGTGCCTGGCAAAACCCCCTGCTGGCTAGCGGGTTGGCAATATTTGCGCTGGCTTTTGGTTTTATCAGCAAAAATGCCTTTTTTGACCAGCCGGATACTGTGCGGCCGGTGTTGTTTGCAACCCGTGCAGCAGGACCGGCGCCCACTGTGCCGCAAGCGGATGATGATTTGAAAGCATTGCAGCGGAAGCTGGCTGCCCTTGGCCTTTATACAGGTGATATCGATGGCAGAAGCGGCCCGCGCACCCGCGAGGCGATTGCAAAATGGCAGGCTTTGCAACAGGGGGACGGAGTAACAGGGGCTGACAGGATGGCGGACCCTGTTGCTATGCTGATTCATGACAATATGCCGGTGGCGGGCATGCAGGCAAATGGCGTGGACAGATCGGTGCCGCGTGATACGGTGATAAAGGTACAGGTGGCTCTGCGTGCTTTTGGCAATGGCAGTGTTGTTGCCAATGGCGTTGTTGACAGGCAGACAAAAGCAGCGGTATCGGCGTTTCAAAAGATGTTTTCATTACCGCCAAGCGGTGATATTGATCAGGCGCTGGTGAATAAAATGCGCGAAATAGGTTTACTGGGCTAA
- a CDS encoding Hypothetical protein (bhsal13260), producing MMKKYLVFLTLFTLLGASSALAAECSTVGRQVADEQGGELVKVTPAVEKGRDVCIVVVLVQSADGGKPSRVEVAVPAG from the coding sequence ATGATGAAGAAGTATCTTGTTTTTCTGACGTTGTTCACCCTTTTGGGTGCAAGCTCCGCCCTTGCTGCCGAGTGTTCTACAGTTGGCAGGCAGGTTGCGGACGAGCAGGGTGGTGAACTCGTCAAAGTAACGCCTGCCGTTGAAAAAGGCCGGGACGTCTGTATTGTGGTCGTGCTTGTCCAGAGCGCGGACGGAGGGAAGCCGAGCCGTGTCGAAGTGGCGGTTCCTGCCGGCTGA
- a CDS encoding Hypothetical protein (bhsal13290), translating to MTNKLLYALALGFFGAVIVHICILFLVPYHGQYNTWLRLQSRIPLFGFHQLAADDPIARTADPLFKLRACIFTLADAPEADTLPGDNTPAFNGNEPVHISASGKVPFWSMSVYDSAGTKLYSLNSLSTADKGLDIIIGTPLQIMDLKQVTADSANNSILVPQAIDNGTVLLRVFAPSKDWQPKIDAFLQNARCSPVVLEDAL from the coding sequence GTGACTAACAAGCTGCTCTATGCTTTGGCCCTTGGTTTTTTCGGCGCTGTTATCGTCCACATCTGTATTCTGTTTCTGGTGCCTTATCACGGACAGTACAACACCTGGCTGCGCTTGCAGAGCAGGATTCCGCTCTTCGGCTTTCACCAGCTGGCCGCTGATGACCCGATTGCCCGCACCGCCGATCCGCTATTTAAACTGCGGGCTTGTATTTTCACCCTTGCCGACGCGCCGGAAGCTGATACCCTACCCGGCGATAACACGCCTGCTTTCAACGGCAACGAGCCGGTGCATATTTCAGCAAGCGGCAAAGTGCCGTTCTGGTCGATGTCGGTTTATGACAGCGCCGGCACAAAACTTTACAGCCTCAACAGCCTTTCCACAGCTGACAAGGGGCTTGATATCATCATCGGCACCCCGTTGCAGATCATGGATTTGAAACAGGTCACAGCAGACAGCGCCAACAATTCCATTCTGGTGCCGCAGGCCATTGACAACGGCACGGTGCTGTTGCGGGTTTTCGCCCCGTCAAAAGACTGGCAGCCAAAGATTGACGCTTTTCTGCAAAATGCCCGATGCAGCCCGGTCGTCTTGGAAGACGCCCTGTGA
- a CDS encoding Hypothetical protein (bhsal13300), with product MRLISDFWIAALLRRVREQGGFGYLVRRGATEAGAIFIIHRRKDGLATLYAPAPQSAYEETGAADERRFVAAMADVEETGIAEKLQRELQFDPDIWIVELENIDNPEDFLLLPGDSVF from the coding sequence ATGCGTCTGATATCGGATTTCTGGATTGCCGCCCTTCTGCGCCGTGTGCGGGAACAGGGCGGCTTTGGGTATCTTGTCCGCCGCGGCGCGACAGAGGCCGGGGCGATTTTTATTATTCACCGGCGCAAGGACGGCCTCGCTACGCTTTATGCTCCGGCGCCGCAAAGCGCCTATGAAGAAACAGGCGCGGCAGACGAGCGCCGCTTTGTCGCGGCAATGGCAGATGTGGAAGAAACCGGGATAGCGGAAAAACTGCAAAGGGAATTGCAGTTTGACCCCGATATCTGGATTGTCGAGCTGGAAAATATCGATAATCCGGAAGACTTTTTGCTGCTGCCCGGGGATTCTGTGTTTTAG
- a CDS encoding Penicillin-binding protein, 1A family (bhsal13270), with product MSDRKQTEKPRKSRGNNRHARPYGSAFARFDAWVDSTLYRSKAWFADKLDRSAIISQRFRIRGFRRFLVEVFDEGLTIGLLGLIVFVGIGVQNFAVTKNKWQDPENIAVTLYDTHGNYIGKRGALNSGDVTLDELPDYLVKSVLATEDRRFFEHWGIDFVGLGRALSSNVRANGVVQGGSTLTQQLAKNLFLTNERSIERKIREAYLAIWLEANLSKSEILKLYLDRAYMGGGNFGIGAASQFYFDKDVRNVTLAEAAMLAGLFKAPGRYAPHINLPAARARANVVLSNLVESGYMSEGEVIGARRHPASIANVLDQDHPDYFLDWAFDEIRKMSDQLPEHTLIARTTLDMNIQKAAEESISYYLREYGRAFHVSQAAAVILDNDGAVRAVVGGRDYRESQFNRATQGLRQTGSSFKPYVYAIALESGLTPKSIVLDAPIHWGNWSPHNYGRSYSGRVDLTSALVRSLNTVPVRITYQNLRGSTDKIVALVKASGVETPISSHKTMVLGASEMTVMDQATGFNVFANGGMAGNRHAFTQLLSIDGRIVWDWKKNSPPPRRILSEKAAGQLNSMMVQVVSRGTGRRAGLPMTQVAGKTGTTNSYKDAWFVGFTGNYTAAVWMGNDNSSPMGRTTGGVVPAMMWQRMMLAAHQNVALKPIYGVPDSILIASAKTRASDSENTGNGNLPQVLSPAATSSIRSIAGKLRASAPLTQTIDDTYAASTLVTPRGQTQ from the coding sequence ATGTCGGACAGGAAACAAACAGAAAAACCACGCAAAAGCCGGGGCAATAACCGGCATGCCAGGCCCTATGGCTCGGCTTTTGCCCGTTTTGACGCCTGGGTTGATTCTACCCTTTACCGCAGCAAGGCGTGGTTTGCCGATAAACTCGACCGTTCGGCGATTATCTCGCAGCGTTTCCGCATCCGCGGTTTCAGGCGGTTTCTGGTGGAAGTTTTTGATGAAGGCCTGACAATAGGGCTGCTCGGGCTGATTGTTTTTGTCGGAATCGGTGTCCAGAACTTTGCAGTCACCAAAAACAAATGGCAGGACCCGGAGAATATCGCCGTCACTCTTTATGATACACACGGGAACTATATCGGCAAGCGCGGCGCGTTAAACAGTGGCGATGTGACCCTGGATGAACTGCCCGACTATCTGGTTAAATCAGTGCTTGCCACGGAAGACCGGCGGTTTTTTGAGCATTGGGGCATTGATTTTGTCGGGCTGGGGCGCGCGCTCAGCAGCAACGTGCGCGCCAATGGCGTTGTGCAGGGCGGCTCGACCCTGACCCAGCAGCTGGCCAAAAACCTGTTCTTGACCAATGAACGCAGTATTGAGCGCAAAATCCGCGAGGCTTATCTTGCCATCTGGCTGGAAGCGAATCTGAGCAAGTCTGAAATTCTTAAACTTTATCTTGACCGCGCCTATATGGGCGGCGGCAATTTCGGCATCGGTGCCGCCTCGCAATTTTATTTTGACAAGGATGTGCGCAATGTCACACTGGCGGAAGCGGCCATGCTGGCGGGCCTGTTCAAGGCGCCGGGCAGGTATGCGCCCCATATCAACCTGCCGGCGGCCCGCGCCCGCGCCAATGTGGTGCTGTCCAATCTGGTGGAAAGCGGCTATATGAGCGAAGGCGAGGTGATCGGCGCGCGCCGTCATCCGGCCAGTATCGCCAATGTCCTTGACCAGGACCATCCCGATTATTTTCTTGACTGGGCTTTTGACGAAATTCGCAAAATGAGCGACCAGTTGCCCGAACATACGCTGATCGCCCGCACAACGCTGGATATGAACATTCAAAAAGCGGCGGAAGAATCCATCAGCTATTACCTGCGCGAATATGGCCGCGCTTTCCATGTTTCACAAGCCGCAGCGGTTATTCTCGATAATGACGGCGCGGTGCGCGCTGTTGTCGGCGGACGCGATTACCGCGAAAGCCAGTTCAACCGCGCCACACAGGGGTTGCGCCAGACCGGCTCTTCCTTCAAGCCCTATGTTTATGCGATCGCGCTCGAAAGCGGCCTCACACCCAAATCCATCGTGCTTGACGCCCCCATTCACTGGGGCAACTGGTCGCCGCACAATTATGGCCGCAGCTATTCCGGCCGCGTTGACCTCACTTCCGCACTTGTGCGCTCGCTCAATACCGTGCCGGTACGTATCACCTATCAGAACCTGCGCGGTTCAACCGATAAAATCGTCGCGCTTGTCAAGGCGTCCGGCGTTGAAACGCCGATCTCAAGCCATAAGACCATGGTGCTGGGCGCCTCGGAAATGACAGTGATGGATCAGGCCACGGGCTTCAATGTCTTTGCCAATGGCGGCATGGCAGGCAACCGCCATGCCTTCACCCAGCTTTTGTCGATTGACGGCAGGATTGTGTGGGACTGGAAGAAAAATTCCCCGCCGCCGCGGCGTATCCTGAGTGAAAAAGCTGCCGGCCAGCTCAATTCCATGATGGTGCAGGTGGTCAGCCGCGGTACCGGCCGGCGCGCCGGCCTGCCGATGACGCAGGTTGCCGGCAAAACCGGCACCACCAACAGCTATAAGGACGCATGGTTTGTCGGCTTTACCGGCAATTACACCGCCGCGGTGTGGATGGGCAATGACAATTCCTCCCCCATGGGCAGAACAACCGGCGGCGTTGTTCCGGCAATGATGTGGCAGCGGATGATGCTGGCGGCGCACCAGAATGTCGCGCTCAAGCCCATTTACGGCGTGCCGGACAGCATTCTTATTGCTTCTGCAAAAACCCGGGCCAGTGACAGTGAGAATACCGGAAACGGCAACCTGCCGCAGGTGCTGTCCCCCGCCGCCACCAGTTCCATCCGTTCCATCGCCGGAAAACTGCGCGCCTCTGCGCCCTTGACGCAGACGATCGACGATACATATGCCGCCTCAACACTTGTCACGCCGCGAGGGCAGACACAATGA
- a CDS encoding Hypothetical protein (bhsal13320): protein MFRFLLKCSFFLMIVFVALAYFAPAHENGQGENTANAGAMDTVGAIRDTVTDMGSFCQRNRQTCETGKSVIGSIGVKARDGARFAYELLDSQFGGKEDKERQTGTTTGTQ, encoded by the coding sequence GTGTTTCGCTTTTTGCTTAAATGCAGTTTTTTCCTGATGATCGTGTTTGTGGCATTGGCTTACTTTGCCCCGGCCCATGAAAACGGGCAAGGTGAAAACACTGCCAATGCCGGCGCCATGGACACAGTCGGCGCCATTCGTGACACGGTGACGGATATGGGCAGTTTTTGCCAGCGCAATCGGCAAACCTGCGAAACCGGAAAATCGGTTATCGGCTCAATCGGCGTCAAGGCGCGGGACGGCGCGCGTTTCGCTTATGAATTGCTTGATTCGCAATTTGGCGGTAAAGAAGATAAAGAAAGACAAACGGGCACAACAACAGGGACACAATAA
- a CDS encoding Hypothetical protein (bhsal13280): protein MFRTLFLTVIALCLAIAGGVWSINTVLGRFDGFGRMTINGWQAYPQDGTEEADPYARARTVRQGTLSLGRAEGLAFYIWKDDSGQALTSRCRYTLQGFVPEARLFTLYPVDEKHTPLNAGSMFPTELHSQNIVHASDGAIHVTVSAASEAGNWLAVPPDTPYGLVLTLYDTPVITTTGLANPVMPTLSRIKEGRCD from the coding sequence ATGTTCCGCACCCTTTTCCTGACTGTTATTGCGCTTTGCCTGGCGATTGCCGGCGGTGTGTGGAGCATCAACACCGTACTTGGCCGTTTTGACGGCTTTGGCCGGATGACAATTAACGGCTGGCAAGCCTATCCGCAAGACGGCACAGAGGAAGCCGACCCTTACGCCCGCGCCCGCACCGTGCGGCAGGGTACATTGTCGCTGGGGCGCGCCGAGGGGCTGGCGTTCTATATCTGGAAGGATGACAGCGGGCAGGCGCTCACCAGCCGCTGCCGCTATACGCTTCAGGGTTTTGTGCCAGAGGCGCGGCTGTTCACCCTCTATCCGGTTGATGAAAAACACACACCTCTCAATGCCGGCAGCATGTTCCCGACCGAGTTGCATTCACAAAATATCGTTCATGCTTCTGATGGAGCCATCCATGTGACGGTTTCAGCCGCCTCTGAAGCCGGAAACTGGCTTGCCGTGCCGCCAGACACGCCTTACGGGCTGGTTCTCACCCTTTACGACACGCCGGTCATCACCACGACAGGGCTTGCCAATCCGGTTATGCCAACACTTTCACGCATAAAGGAGGGGCGCTGTGACTAA